Proteins encoded in a region of the Bartonella taylorii genome:
- the lptF gene encoding LPS export ABC transporter permease LptF, producing the protein MRIIELYILKRVLILFSAVMTAAISISWTVQILARINFLTTSKQTLFTVLHFSLSLVPSVIFLVIPFALVIAITSTLSSMNQDSELAIISASGFPKSTVWKPILLISIIASCVSFSIANFVVPQARLNMRQMLASAHFDLINLFISEGSFQKLANNLYIEIGERNPNGTLERLFIADQRDPKTDLFYYATDASIVSNNSGNFLVLHNGEIERINHQNDSVSIVQFSSYTFNLGEFIPNDKAPSLYPKDQPLSYLLNPDPKDPYYQRKPLQYRAELHRRFTEWLYPIIFSLIALAAAGDARSYRQVRYSANFSAIAFSLLVYWIGYFFAEKAKSDLAYIPLLYITPIGISVFTFFMLLTNHKIGIPIKLNEIIQVAFQKLVNKFEHRKSQYPSDEVS; encoded by the coding sequence ATGCGTATTATTGAGCTATACATCCTGAAGCGCGTTCTTATCTTGTTCAGTGCTGTTATGACTGCAGCAATCAGTATCAGTTGGACGGTGCAAATTCTTGCTCGGATAAACTTTCTCACAACAAGTAAACAAACGCTCTTCACGGTCTTGCACTTTTCACTTTCATTGGTTCCTTCTGTAATTTTTCTTGTCATTCCATTTGCATTAGTAATTGCAATTACAAGTACCCTTTCCTCAATGAATCAAGATTCCGAGCTTGCGATCATCAGTGCCTCTGGTTTTCCAAAAAGTACTGTTTGGAAACCCATTCTTCTTATCTCTATTATTGCATCATGTGTCTCCTTTTCTATAGCCAATTTTGTTGTTCCTCAAGCACGTCTTAATATGCGACAAATGCTAGCAAGTGCTCATTTTGATCTTATTAATCTTTTCATTAGTGAAGGCAGCTTCCAAAAACTTGCCAATAACCTTTACATAGAAATTGGTGAACGGAATCCAAATGGGACACTTGAGCGTCTTTTCATTGCTGACCAGCGCGATCCTAAGACTGATCTTTTTTATTATGCAACAGACGCCTCAATTGTAAGCAATAACAGCGGCAACTTCTTAGTCCTTCATAACGGTGAAATAGAAAGAATTAATCATCAAAATGATAGTGTTTCGATCGTTCAATTTAGCTCATATACTTTTAACCTAGGGGAATTCATTCCTAACGATAAAGCGCCCTCCCTTTATCCAAAAGATCAGCCTCTTTCTTATTTACTAAATCCTGATCCTAAGGATCCTTACTATCAGCGAAAACCACTCCAATATAGAGCTGAATTGCACCGTAGGTTTACAGAGTGGCTTTATCCAATTATTTTTTCATTGATTGCATTAGCGGCAGCAGGAGATGCGCGCTCATATCGGCAAGTACGTTATTCTGCGAACTTTTCCGCAATTGCCTTTTCCTTGCTAGTATATTGGATAGGATATTTTTTCGCCGAAAAAGCAAAGAGCGATCTTGCATACATTCCTCTTCTTTATATTACACCTATAGGAATAAGTGTATTTACTTTTTTCATGCTCTTAACAAATCATAAAATTGGTATCCCCATAAAACTTAACGAGATTATTCAAGTAGCTTTTCAAAAATTGGTAAACAAATTTGAACATCGAAAATCTCAATATCCCTCGGATGAGGTCTCATGA
- the lptG gene encoding LPS export ABC transporter permease LptG — MIGWTLGRYFFIRYFKTTCYFFVGIFILALLIDFTENSGRLSHLPSYTAKDAFLVSVLRIPFIMQQLIPFIALFSAMVMLISLNRKLELVVTRSIGVSAWQFLMPACLGAFLFGLFSIFLINPLAAWGFSQAEKMMTEWRSSNVLTPLHHTRIPWFTQRTNSGRTTIGAKSITDQGLSLVDATFVQYNDNATVKNWINTKKATLTNGAWLLKNGIIYKIGHPPEKFTTFQIKTNLKSEFLTERLVNPATIPFYQLPKKIIIARSFGYSANSFDMYLQSLIALPALLVAMTLIAATVSLNFTRFGQSGTLILGGVLAGFMLYVISVLVQAFGNTGYIPPIIAAWTPVVIALFLGISFLLHKEDG; from the coding sequence ATGATTGGGTGGACGCTTGGACGATATTTTTTTATACGTTATTTTAAAACAACTTGTTATTTTTTTGTAGGCATTTTTATTCTTGCCCTTTTAATTGATTTTACAGAAAACTCTGGTCGGCTATCTCACCTTCCCAGTTATACGGCAAAAGATGCATTTCTCGTTTCTGTTTTACGCATCCCTTTTATAATGCAACAACTCATCCCCTTTATTGCACTCTTTTCTGCAATGGTAATGTTGATATCGCTTAATCGAAAACTTGAGCTTGTTGTGACTCGTTCAATTGGTGTTTCTGCATGGCAATTTCTTATGCCTGCCTGTTTGGGAGCTTTTCTTTTTGGATTATTTTCAATTTTTCTCATTAACCCACTTGCCGCATGGGGATTTTCTCAAGCAGAAAAAATGATGACTGAGTGGCGTAGTAGTAATGTACTAACACCTCTTCATCACACGCGTATCCCATGGTTCACACAACGTACAAATTCAGGTAGAACGACTATTGGTGCCAAATCTATCACGGATCAAGGACTTTCTCTTGTCGATGCAACTTTTGTACAATACAACGATAACGCAACAGTTAAAAATTGGATTAACACCAAAAAAGCAACACTAACAAACGGTGCTTGGCTATTAAAGAATGGGATAATTTATAAAATAGGACATCCTCCTGAAAAATTTACTACGTTTCAAATAAAAACCAATCTAAAATCTGAATTTTTAACTGAACGTTTAGTAAATCCAGCGACTATCCCATTTTACCAACTACCAAAAAAAATTATAATCGCACGTTCATTTGGCTACTCTGCTAATAGTTTTGATATGTATTTACAATCTTTGATTGCATTACCTGCATTGCTTGTAGCAATGACTCTCATTGCAGCAACTGTATCTTTAAACTTTACACGCTTTGGACAATCTGGAACATTGATTCTTGGTGGCGTACTAGCTGGCTTCATGCTTTATGTTATTTCCGTACTCGTTCAGGCTTTTGGTAATACTGGGTATATTCCACCAATTATTGCAGCTTGGACACCCGTTGTTATTGCATTATTTTTGGGAATCTCTTTTTTACTTCACAAAGAGGATGGCTAA
- a CDS encoding LPS-assembly protein LptD, which produces MKALISKRVILTKLSVLAFRSVMSLFLGVSLSCSAHAKSLTSITQNHIQNPVSPLLLSADELIYNRDENTVSAQGNVQIEYDGNKVLAKKVTYNQKTGRIIAQGNVEVVQKDGNKIYSNQIDMTKDFGEGFVNALRIDTANNIHFAATSATRSNSGVTVFNNATYTACEPCFYKPDREVLWKIRARKIIWNNTTKKIRFENSRFEVFGVPIIQFPNFELHDPTVKRVSGLLAPRLFYSDYLGLGIKNSYFWNLAPHYDFTLSSTLYTQQGLLTEGEWRQRFKTGNYNIRFAHIYQMKPHNFDNDTIDAQHKNRYMLATKGDFRINSRWTYGWDILAQSDRHFSRAYKLENYSNPIQLSQVYLNGLAGRNHFDMRFYHFKVQDLILNDSHYERHSRQAWVLPRIDYSFTPDEPVYTGILTFHSNMQSIYRRHTDFNSNDWNNHPLNTTRLSGIAGNSFRLTNELEWKKRFNTREGLILTPILSLRADVITTNSNENHAAPIMNDSSSTLRGSALRGIATAGLELRYPFLITLNNSTHIIEPTTQIFIRNNERYIGQVPNEDAQSFVFDATTLFQRNKFSGYDRVEGGTRANIGLRYSGNFNNNWSLYGLVGQSFHLAGKNSFAEKDFVNVGIYSSLEEKRSDYVAMFGANHKNGFSLEARGRFDKKTGKIHRNEIEASKKWQNFGAAVQYAYIANQPDYEYPQKRQEISFQTDLKLANYWSLSSNAGYDLVSGTFVKRGISLSYTDECFGLTFGYQQVTNPGKKTPLQNFNFSLSLRTIADIGKR; this is translated from the coding sequence GTGAAAGCATTAATAAGTAAGAGAGTGATTTTAACAAAATTAAGTGTACTTGCCTTTAGAAGTGTCATGAGCCTTTTTTTAGGTGTGTCTTTATCGTGTTCTGCACACGCTAAAAGCCTTACTTCTATTACTCAAAATCATATCCAGAATCCGGTAAGCCCTCTCTTACTCTCTGCAGATGAACTCATCTACAATCGTGATGAAAACACTGTTTCTGCACAAGGCAATGTTCAAATCGAATATGATGGCAACAAAGTCCTCGCTAAAAAAGTCACTTATAATCAAAAAACAGGACGAATCATAGCACAAGGCAATGTTGAAGTTGTTCAAAAAGATGGTAATAAAATTTATTCCAATCAAATTGATATGACCAAAGACTTCGGCGAGGGATTCGTAAATGCCTTACGCATTGATACCGCTAACAATATCCATTTTGCAGCTACAAGTGCTACACGCAGTAACAGCGGAGTAACAGTCTTTAACAATGCTACATATACAGCCTGTGAACCTTGCTTTTATAAACCAGATAGAGAAGTTCTATGGAAAATTAGAGCGAGGAAAATTATATGGAATAACACCACCAAAAAAATTCGCTTTGAAAACAGCCGTTTTGAAGTTTTTGGTGTGCCTATTATACAATTTCCGAATTTTGAGCTCCATGATCCAACTGTGAAACGTGTTAGCGGTCTCCTTGCACCTCGTCTTTTTTATTCCGATTATCTTGGCTTGGGCATAAAAAATTCTTATTTCTGGAATCTCGCTCCTCATTATGATTTTACACTTTCTTCTACGCTTTATACCCAACAAGGGCTCTTAACCGAGGGTGAGTGGCGTCAACGTTTTAAAACGGGCAATTACAACATTCGCTTCGCTCATATATACCAAATGAAACCGCACAACTTTGACAATGATACGATTGATGCACAGCATAAAAACCGTTATATGCTAGCAACAAAAGGGGACTTTCGTATTAATTCACGTTGGACTTATGGATGGGATATTCTCGCACAGTCTGATCGGCATTTTAGTCGTGCCTATAAACTTGAAAACTATAGCAATCCTATACAGCTTTCTCAGGTTTATTTGAATGGCCTTGCAGGGAGAAACCACTTTGATATGCGTTTTTACCATTTCAAAGTTCAAGATTTAATATTGAACGACTCCCATTATGAACGCCACTCTCGGCAAGCGTGGGTTCTCCCCCGCATTGATTATTCTTTCACACCAGATGAGCCAGTTTATACTGGAATACTTACCTTCCATAGCAATATGCAATCAATTTATCGTCGTCATACTGACTTCAATTCTAACGACTGGAATAACCATCCTCTTAATACTACTAGGCTTTCTGGTATAGCTGGAAATAGTTTTCGTTTAACAAACGAGCTCGAATGGAAAAAGCGCTTCAACACACGTGAAGGCCTCATATTAACCCCTATTCTCTCTCTACGTGCTGATGTTATTACAACAAATAGCAACGAAAACCATGCTGCTCCTATAATGAACGATTCCTCATCAACACTTCGTGGCTCAGCACTCCGTGGCATAGCAACGGCAGGTTTGGAATTACGGTATCCCTTTCTCATTACATTGAACAACTCTACACATATTATAGAACCAACAACACAAATTTTTATCCGTAATAATGAACGATATATCGGACAAGTCCCTAATGAAGACGCGCAAAGCTTCGTATTTGACGCAACAACTCTCTTTCAACGTAATAAATTCTCTGGTTATGACCGCGTAGAAGGTGGAACAAGAGCTAATATAGGTCTCAGATATTCTGGAAATTTCAACAATAATTGGTCTCTTTATGGTCTTGTTGGACAATCCTTTCATCTTGCAGGAAAAAATTCTTTTGCAGAAAAGGACTTTGTTAATGTAGGTATTTATTCTAGCCTCGAAGAAAAACGTTCAGACTATGTTGCAATGTTTGGTGCAAACCATAAGAACGGTTTTTCTCTAGAAGCTCGTGGACGTTTTGATAAAAAAACAGGAAAAATCCACCGCAATGAAATTGAAGCATCAAAGAAATGGCAAAATTTTGGGGCGGCTGTACAATATGCCTATATCGCAAATCAACCAGATTATGAATATCCACAAAAGCGCCAAGAGATTTCTTTTCAAACTGATCTTAAACTGGCTAACTATTGGTCTCTTAGCAGTAATGCTGGTTATGATTTGGTATCCGGTACATTCGTAAAGCGGGGAATCAGCCTAAGTTATACAGATGAATGTTTCGGTCTAACTTTCGGTTATCAGCAGGTAACTAATCCAGGAAAAAAAACACCTTTGCAAAACTTTAATTTCTCTCTTTCATTGCGTACAATTGCAGATATCGGAAAAAGATAA
- a CDS encoding peptidylprolyl isomerase translates to MKKFKKGIFALFCIAPLSVSNLMVSEFLIPSVFAQTVIAVTVNGNPITNYDIQRRAAFLRLQQKQGNLIAQAKNELINEVLKNIEIKRRNIEVSNNEVESAFENFATQNNMSIDQLNQILIQNDITVQHFKDYIRGQIGWGRLVNARYQSEAGMITEQEAVRRILKNGGVKPSTNEYTLQRIIFVIPAHRRSEIFEKRQREANNFRAHFRGCANTRKQASGILDVTVRNLGKFLEPQLPSAWEQAILATPVGKMTQLQETSDGIEALAVCKIKRVSDDYVARLIFSIQDNKQKSPQKLEKLSEKYLEELRRVARIQNS, encoded by the coding sequence ATGAAAAAATTTAAAAAAGGTATTTTTGCTTTATTTTGCATTGCACCTTTGAGTGTAAGCAACCTGATGGTAAGTGAATTTTTAATTCCTTCAGTCTTCGCGCAGACTGTCATTGCTGTCACAGTCAATGGCAATCCTATCACAAATTATGATATACAAAGACGGGCTGCTTTTCTCAGATTACAACAGAAGCAAGGTAATCTTATTGCGCAAGCTAAAAATGAGCTTATTAATGAAGTACTTAAAAACATCGAAATAAAGCGCCGTAATATTGAGGTGAGCAATAATGAAGTCGAGAGTGCTTTTGAGAATTTTGCAACGCAAAATAATATGAGCATTGATCAGCTCAACCAGATTCTGATTCAAAATGATATCACAGTACAACACTTTAAAGATTATATTCGTGGTCAAATAGGATGGGGCCGTCTTGTTAATGCACGCTATCAATCTGAAGCGGGTATGATTACTGAACAAGAAGCTGTACGCAGAATATTAAAAAATGGTGGTGTGAAACCTTCAACCAATGAATATACACTACAACGAATTATTTTTGTTATTCCTGCACACCGCCGTTCAGAAATCTTTGAAAAACGTCAGAGAGAAGCAAACAATTTTCGTGCACATTTCCGAGGATGTGCTAACACCAGAAAACAGGCAAGTGGTATTTTAGATGTTACTGTCCGCAACTTGGGAAAGTTTCTCGAACCCCAGCTTCCTAGTGCGTGGGAACAAGCTATCCTTGCAACACCTGTAGGAAAAATGACCCAATTGCAAGAAACATCTGATGGAATTGAGGCGCTTGCTGTTTGTAAAATAAAAAGAGTTTCTGATGATTATGTTGCCAGACTCATATTTTCTATTCAAGATAATAAGCAAAAAAGCCCACAAAAACTTGAAAAATTAAGCGAGAAATATTTGGAAGAATTACGGCGGGTAGCGCGTATTCAAAACTCATAA
- the pdxA gene encoding 4-hydroxythreonine-4-phosphate dehydrogenase PdxA, with protein MAALIVSGGDPAGIGPEIVLKAWSLRVTRQVPPFALFADPDVIRSRARFLHIDVEVESVLINDPVKNFQTALPIIPLKNRQSDQLGSPSPDNAAGIIEAIKRSVQLIRDRHACALVTCPIAKKSLYDAGFKFPGHTEFLADLAYTIFDKCYHPVMMLSGPRLKTVPITVHIPFNEVPSHVTRDLIIQTALITENDLKTRFKITSPRLAIAGLNPHAGEEGAMGKEDIEIILPAVEYLKNKGFNIVGPLPADTMFHEKARQAYDVALCMYHDQALIPVKTLDFDTTVNITLGLPFIRTSPDHGTAFDIADKGIASPESFISALKLASQLAKNSLISCQ; from the coding sequence ATGGCTGCACTTATTGTTAGTGGTGGTGATCCTGCCGGCATTGGTCCTGAAATAGTATTAAAAGCGTGGAGTTTGCGTGTTACACGTCAAGTTCCACCTTTTGCTCTTTTTGCTGATCCAGACGTTATTCGTTCGCGCGCTCGTTTTTTACATATAGATGTTGAAGTAGAATCTGTTTTAATAAATGATCCTGTAAAAAACTTTCAAACTGCTCTCCCTATAATACCATTAAAAAACCGACAAAGCGATCAACTAGGCTCGCCTTCACCTGATAATGCTGCTGGAATAATTGAAGCGATTAAACGCAGCGTTCAGTTGATTCGAGATAGACATGCGTGCGCACTCGTTACTTGCCCTATTGCAAAAAAAAGCCTTTACGACGCTGGGTTTAAATTTCCAGGTCATACAGAATTCTTAGCTGATTTGGCCTACACAATCTTCGATAAATGCTATCATCCGGTTATGATGTTATCTGGACCTCGATTAAAAACAGTTCCCATTACTGTTCATATTCCATTCAATGAAGTCCCCTCACATGTCACTCGCGATTTAATTATTCAAACGGCATTAATTACTGAAAACGACTTAAAAACGCGATTTAAAATAACTTCTCCTCGTCTCGCTATTGCTGGCCTTAATCCTCATGCTGGAGAAGAAGGGGCAATGGGTAAAGAAGATATTGAAATTATCCTTCCTGCTGTTGAATACCTTAAAAATAAAGGATTCAATATTGTAGGTCCACTGCCTGCCGATACAATGTTCCATGAAAAAGCAAGACAGGCATATGATGTTGCTCTTTGCATGTATCACGACCAAGCCCTTATTCCTGTTAAGACATTGGACTTTGACACCACTGTCAATATCACTTTAGGACTCCCTTTTATTCGTACTTCACCAGATCACGGAACTGCTTTTGATATTGCTGATAAAGGAATAGCCTCTCCTGAAAGCTTTATTTCTGCTCTTAAACTTGCAAGTCAACTTGCAAAAAATAGTTTGATATCATGCCAATAG
- the rsmA gene encoding 16S rRNA (adenine(1518)-N(6)/adenine(1519)-N(6))-dimethyltransferase RsmA: MPIDALPPLREVINKYRLQAHKSLGQNFLFDLNLTSKIAHQAGNIEGKPVIEVGPGPGGLTRALLAKGAIVTAIERDERCIPALLEIEQHYPQKLKLICNDALKQDFSKLFETYPEKPRIIANLPYNIGTQLLLNWLLAEPWPPFYESMTLMFQREVANRITAKPQSAHYGRLSVLTGWRTTAKIAFDVPPQAFIPAPKITSSVVHIIPRTQPLTCSAQKLSFVTKTAFGQRRKMLRQNLKTLGDEMLLEKAGIDGTRRAETLSIAEFVALANLVI; encoded by the coding sequence ATGCCAATAGATGCTCTTCCTCCTCTGCGTGAAGTAATTAATAAATATCGATTACAAGCTCATAAGTCTTTGGGCCAAAATTTTCTTTTTGATCTTAATTTAACATCTAAAATTGCTCATCAAGCAGGAAATATAGAAGGAAAACCTGTTATTGAAGTTGGTCCAGGTCCTGGGGGGCTGACACGTGCCTTGCTTGCAAAAGGTGCCATTGTTACAGCGATAGAGCGTGATGAACGTTGTATACCGGCTCTTTTAGAGATAGAGCAGCACTATCCTCAAAAACTAAAACTTATTTGTAATGACGCACTAAAGCAAGATTTTTCAAAACTCTTTGAAACATATCCAGAAAAACCACGCATTATTGCAAATCTTCCCTATAATATTGGAACACAACTTTTATTAAATTGGTTGTTGGCTGAACCATGGCCTCCTTTTTATGAATCAATGACATTGATGTTTCAACGTGAAGTTGCCAACCGCATTACCGCAAAACCTCAATCAGCCCACTATGGACGTCTTAGTGTCTTAACCGGATGGCGTACCACTGCTAAAATTGCTTTTGATGTACCTCCTCAAGCCTTTATACCAGCACCCAAAATAACTTCTTCCGTTGTTCATATCATTCCGCGAACACAACCTCTTACCTGCTCCGCACAAAAATTAAGCTTTGTCACAAAAACCGCTTTTGGACAAAGACGAAAAATGCTTCGTCAAAATCTCAAAACACTTGGAGATGAAATGCTTTTAGAAAAAGCTGGAATCGATGGAACACGCCGCGCTGAAACACTTTCAATTGCCGAATTTGTAGCTTTAGCTAATTTGGTGATTTAA
- the gmk gene encoding guanylate kinase, with protein sequence MTFFKDELTAKKRDKRRGFLFILSSPSGAGKSTLSRLLLKDGQLELSISVTTRQRRPSEVNGLHYHFISKKEFERKRDGDEFIEWAEVHGNYYGTLRESVENALSAGRDMLFDIDYQGTKQLQKKMLGDTVSVFILPPSMKELVSRLHRRAEDSQDIIDLRLENARTEMQHWRSYDYVVINKDLNQSLSLIKSIYLAETVKRERCSFLESFIDGLIAEKID encoded by the coding sequence ATGACATTTTTTAAGGATGAATTGACTGCTAAAAAAAGAGATAAACGTCGCGGTTTTTTATTTATTCTCTCTTCACCTTCAGGCGCTGGTAAATCAACTCTTTCTCGCTTACTTTTGAAAGATGGACAATTAGAGCTCTCCATTAGCGTGACAACACGGCAAAGACGTCCTAGTGAAGTGAATGGTCTTCATTATCATTTTATTTCAAAGAAAGAGTTTGAACGTAAGCGTGATGGTGATGAATTTATTGAATGGGCAGAAGTTCATGGAAATTATTACGGCACTTTACGTGAAAGTGTTGAAAACGCGTTAAGTGCTGGACGAGATATGTTATTTGATATTGATTACCAAGGTACAAAACAGCTTCAAAAAAAGATGCTAGGAGATACTGTATCTGTTTTTATTCTTCCACCATCAATGAAAGAGCTTGTTTCACGTTTGCATCGTCGAGCAGAAGATAGTCAAGATATCATTGATCTGCGACTGGAGAATGCACGGACGGAAATGCAGCATTGGCGTTCTTACGATTATGTCGTTATTAATAAGGATTTAAATCAGTCTTTGTCGCTTATTAAATCGATTTATTTAGCTGAAACAGTAAAACGTGAGCGGTGCTCCTTTCTTGAATCTTTCATTGACGGGCTTATTGCTGAAAAGATTGATTAA
- the mltG gene encoding endolytic transglycosylase MltG, translating into MSDVKNKRALKDVDGFSLNHLADNDGMLAHKKRKKSSIVRNPLVVLGHFFLMMVVVVILAISIPLYIGKSIFEGKGMVEEEKVVFIYPGTGIREIASLLEKRGLIRSSDIFVYGVGYHQKTTHLKAGEYLIPAHASMRDIMDILEKGKSIEYTFTVPEGLTVQQVFDRLAANEILIGDLPKVLPPEGSLMTDTVRFIRGTTREEIINRLREGQTKLIQAIWATRSPDLPIKSIDEFVILASIVEKETGIAAERPKVAAVFYNRLAKHMRLQSDPTVIYGLFGGKGMPSGRAIYRSDLEKETPYNTYKINGLPPTAIANPGRDSLQAVAHSPSSDVLYFVADGSGGHVFSRTLEEHNANVRKWRALKATH; encoded by the coding sequence GTGTCCGATGTGAAAAATAAAAGAGCACTAAAGGACGTAGATGGTTTCTCTTTGAATCATTTAGCAGATAATGATGGTATGTTAGCACATAAAAAACGAAAGAAGTCATCTATAGTACGTAATCCATTAGTTGTTCTAGGCCATTTTTTTCTAATGATGGTTGTTGTTGTTATTTTGGCTATCAGTATTCCTCTTTATATTGGAAAAAGTATTTTTGAAGGAAAGGGGATGGTAGAGGAGGAGAAAGTCGTTTTTATCTATCCTGGTACAGGAATTCGTGAAATTGCTTCGCTGCTTGAAAAGCGTGGTCTTATTCGATCATCTGACATTTTTGTTTATGGGGTTGGTTACCATCAAAAAACAACACACCTTAAGGCTGGTGAATATTTAATTCCAGCACATGCTTCGATGCGGGATATTATGGATATCCTTGAGAAAGGAAAATCTATTGAATATACGTTTACAGTGCCAGAAGGTTTGACCGTTCAACAAGTTTTTGATCGATTAGCTGCTAATGAAATTTTGATTGGAGATCTTCCAAAAGTTTTACCTCCAGAGGGCAGTTTGATGACGGATACTGTTCGTTTTATTCGGGGAACAACGCGTGAGGAAATTATAAATAGACTGCGCGAAGGACAGACCAAATTAATCCAAGCTATATGGGCTACACGTTCACCTGATTTACCAATCAAATCCATTGATGAATTTGTTATATTGGCATCTATTGTGGAGAAAGAAACAGGAATTGCAGCAGAGAGACCAAAGGTTGCCGCTGTATTTTATAACCGTCTTGCAAAACATATGCGTCTTCAATCTGATCCAACGGTAATTTATGGTCTCTTTGGTGGAAAAGGAATGCCATCCGGTCGTGCAATTTACCGTTCAGATCTTGAAAAAGAAACACCATATAATACGTATAAAATTAATGGTTTGCCACCAACAGCCATTGCGAATCCAGGTCGGGATTCTTTGCAAGCGGTAGCGCATTCACCAAGTAGTGACGTGCTCTATTTTGTAGCGGATGGTTCAGGAGGGCATGTTTTTTCTAGAACTTTGGAGGAACATAATGCAAATGTTCGCAAATGGCGTGCATTAAAAGCGACACATTAA
- the fabF gene encoding beta-ketoacyl-ACP synthase II, whose amino-acid sequence MRRVVVTGLGLVSPLAGDVEYSWKRLLEGKSGVRRITEFDVSDLPCQIGARIPLGDGTNGTYNADLHMDPKEQRKVDAFIVYAMAAADQALSDAEWFPQNDEDQICTGVLIGSGIGGIEGIVEAGYTLRDKGPRRVSPFFIPGRLINLSSGYVSIKYGLRGPNHSVVTACSTGAHAIGDAARLIALGDADVMVAGGTESPINRISLAGFSACRALSTCRNDEPERASRPYDADRDGFVIGEGAAIVVLEELEHAKKRGARIYAEIIGYGLSGDAYHITAPSESGEGAQRSMMAALKRAQVNVSELDYINAHGTSTMADVIELSAVERVLGHYAPHVSMSSTKSSVGHLLGAAGAAEAIFCILAIRDNIAPATLNLDNPSIETKIDLVPHKPRERKIDIILSNSFGFGGTNASLVMRRFRG is encoded by the coding sequence ATGAGACGTGTTGTTGTTACTGGTTTAGGATTGGTATCTCCATTAGCTGGTGATGTCGAGTATAGTTGGAAACGACTTCTTGAAGGGAAAAGTGGTGTTCGACGCATTACTGAATTTGATGTGTCCGATTTGCCATGTCAGATTGGTGCTCGTATCCCCTTGGGAGATGGAACAAATGGTACATATAATGCTGATTTGCATATGGACCCCAAGGAACAGCGTAAGGTGGATGCATTTATTGTTTATGCAATGGCTGCTGCTGACCAAGCGCTTTCAGATGCTGAGTGGTTTCCTCAAAATGATGAAGATCAGATTTGTACAGGTGTATTAATTGGTTCGGGGATTGGTGGCATTGAAGGCATTGTTGAGGCCGGTTATACGCTTCGTGATAAAGGTCCACGGCGTGTGTCTCCCTTTTTTATTCCAGGACGTTTGATTAATCTTTCTTCTGGCTATGTGTCTATTAAGTATGGTTTGCGCGGTCCTAATCATTCGGTTGTAACGGCTTGTTCGACAGGAGCGCATGCAATTGGTGATGCAGCGCGTTTAATTGCATTAGGTGATGCAGATGTAATGGTGGCGGGCGGCACTGAATCGCCTATAAATCGAATATCTCTTGCTGGGTTTTCTGCTTGTAGAGCTCTTTCTACTTGTCGTAATGATGAGCCTGAACGAGCATCACGTCCTTATGATGCTGATCGTGATGGCTTTGTGATTGGGGAGGGAGCTGCGATTGTTGTTTTAGAAGAGCTTGAACATGCAAAAAAACGGGGTGCTCGTATTTATGCTGAGATTATTGGCTATGGTTTATCTGGTGACGCTTATCACATTACAGCTCCTTCAGAGAGTGGTGAAGGTGCGCAGCGCAGTATGATGGCAGCTCTTAAGCGTGCACAAGTGAATGTAAGTGAACTTGATTACATTAATGCTCATGGAACATCAACGATGGCTGATGTCATCGAGCTATCTGCTGTTGAACGTGTTTTAGGGCATTATGCACCACATGTGTCCATGTCGTCAACGAAGTCATCTGTGGGCCATTTACTTGGTGCAGCCGGTGCGGCTGAGGCTATTTTTTGTATTTTAGCTATACGAGATAATATAGCTCCAGCAACACTTAATCTCGACAATCCATCTATTGAAACAAAAATTGACCTTGTTCCACATAAACCGCGTGAACGAAAGATTGATATAATCCTTTCCAATTCTTTTGGGTTTGGTGGGACAAATGCATCTTTGGTGATGCGACGTTTTAGGGGATAA